A genomic segment from Pseudomonas sp. M30-35 encodes:
- a CDS encoding GH3 auxin-responsive promoter family protein, with protein MTRLLASRLGHGLLKTFIKRGLQRFEREAPKLESIQRGMLQKWLHSYTRSSSGKHSPLKADDDWEQFGSKQPCTTYDSYRDAIERQRNLQSLHLFDSPINRYQPTSGSTSAIKWIPYTQAFLGELDRAITPWIGDLYRQFPNIAQGSHYWSLSWIPTSLRDASSSELNDDMQLMSLSKRLIAGLTQTAPTSIALAKTADDSLFATLAYLAADEHLSVISIWSPTFGLGLLEQLSICREELAEVLERGSWGDRMGAMGSLNCPQSRKTAQRLKAWDGVADPAFFAALWPHLALLSAWDTAAAAPWAQRLKRMLAHAQFQGKGLWATEGVVSIPVQGHYPLAYRSHVYEFEDLENGRILAPWQLRKGQQVMPLLTTGSGFARYRMNDVLEVSHHWRTLPCFTFLGRNDGTDMVGEKISATLAQTIIDSLTYCDLLPITLLALSDSGAGKPGYALLIEGQADATSVPITTLASQLEHALLDNFHYRLARDLGQLAQARCISLPNMRQIYLEQSRVRGMLEGNIKLEALRHWSGPLPIELRQALQATQ; from the coding sequence ATGACACGACTCCTCGCGAGCCGATTAGGTCATGGGCTCCTTAAAACGTTTATAAAACGCGGCTTGCAGCGCTTCGAGCGTGAGGCGCCTAAACTCGAATCAATCCAACGGGGCATGTTACAAAAGTGGCTGCATAGCTATACCCGTTCATCATCAGGCAAGCATTCGCCTCTCAAAGCGGACGATGATTGGGAGCAATTCGGCAGCAAGCAGCCTTGCACGACCTACGACAGCTACCGAGATGCGATTGAGCGACAGCGCAACCTACAAAGCCTCCACCTATTTGACAGCCCAATTAACCGCTACCAACCCACTAGCGGCTCGACCTCTGCAATAAAGTGGATTCCCTATACGCAGGCTTTTTTAGGCGAACTTGATCGGGCGATCACCCCCTGGATCGGTGACCTGTACCGGCAATTTCCGAACATTGCGCAAGGCAGCCATTACTGGTCGTTGTCCTGGATCCCAACCTCATTACGCGATGCTAGCAGCAGCGAACTGAATGACGACATGCAGCTCATGTCGCTCAGTAAACGGCTAATTGCAGGCCTCACCCAAACAGCGCCCACCTCTATTGCCCTGGCTAAAACAGCGGATGATTCACTGTTCGCGACACTCGCCTATTTAGCCGCTGATGAGCACCTCAGTGTGATCTCAATCTGGAGCCCTACTTTTGGCCTAGGCCTTCTCGAGCAACTGAGCATCTGCCGTGAAGAGCTTGCAGAGGTTCTTGAACGTGGTAGCTGGGGTGACCGAATGGGGGCCATGGGTAGCCTGAACTGCCCTCAATCGCGCAAAACCGCGCAGCGTTTAAAAGCTTGGGATGGCGTCGCTGACCCTGCATTTTTTGCAGCGCTTTGGCCACACCTTGCACTCCTTAGCGCCTGGGATACCGCGGCGGCGGCGCCCTGGGCTCAGCGCCTTAAAAGAATGCTCGCGCATGCGCAGTTTCAGGGAAAGGGTTTATGGGCAACCGAGGGCGTGGTTAGCATTCCTGTACAAGGCCATTACCCATTGGCTTATCGCAGCCATGTGTATGAATTTGAAGACCTCGAAAATGGGCGAATTTTAGCCCCGTGGCAATTGCGCAAGGGGCAGCAGGTCATGCCCTTGCTGACCACCGGCAGCGGGTTTGCACGCTATCGTATGAATGACGTTTTGGAAGTTAGCCACCACTGGCGAACCTTGCCTTGCTTTACCTTTCTCGGCCGCAATGACGGCACTGATATGGTCGGCGAAAAGATCAGCGCTACGCTCGCACAAACAATAATTGACAGCCTGACCTACTGCGACTTGCTCCCCATCACTCTACTTGCCCTAAGCGATAGCGGCGCAGGCAAGCCCGGTTATGCCTTATTGATTGAAGGTCAGGCAGACGCGACCTCCGTGCCCATCACGACCCTTGCATCCCAGCTTGAGCATGCACTCCTGGATAACTTCCATTACCGCTTAGCGCGGGATCTTGGCCAGCTTGCACAAGCACGCTGCATCAGTTTGCCTAACATGCGCCAAATCTATCTAGAACAATCTCGCGTGCGCGGAATGCTTGAGGGGAACATAAAACTCGAAGCGCTGAGGCACTGGTCCGGCCCACTACCAATAGAACTCCGCCAAGCACTACAGGCAACCCAGTGA
- a CDS encoding HlyD family secretion protein produces the protein MNRKTQTRLAVFASFLALVAVAYASYWLLHLRFIESTDNAYVRADTVIISSQLAGRIDQVRVNDNQWVEAGETLAHIEDADFKFNVVRSETQIANLGVQLDDLSNQGDQQLASIEAQQAAIRASQAELKRHQQNLERIRKMRTNGFASEQALSSLSANVAVAQARLDQAKSALKGQKIALAQLDNRRQQLKTQITGRKNELHLAELNLSRTTLTAPVAGRVGNRSLNLGEYVRPGEALLSLVPQTKWIQANFKETQIDSMRKGYKAQLRFDALPNLVIEGVIDSLQPATGSQFSLLPPDNATGNFTKVIQRVPVKILLPEDFTELEQIRPGLSVEVAVDRRQ, from the coding sequence ATGAATCGCAAGACGCAGACGCGACTTGCCGTATTTGCCAGTTTTTTAGCGCTGGTAGCAGTAGCCTATGCGAGCTACTGGCTGCTTCATTTGCGTTTTATCGAAAGCACAGACAATGCCTACGTACGAGCCGATACCGTAATTATTTCTAGCCAGCTCGCCGGACGCATAGATCAAGTCCGTGTCAATGACAACCAGTGGGTTGAGGCAGGGGAGACCCTTGCACACATTGAAGATGCAGACTTCAAATTCAATGTTGTGCGCAGCGAAACACAGATTGCAAATCTTGGCGTACAGCTAGATGACTTAAGCAATCAGGGTGATCAGCAACTCGCCAGCATTGAAGCGCAACAAGCGGCAATTCGTGCCAGTCAAGCAGAGTTAAAGCGCCATCAGCAAAACCTGGAGCGTATCCGTAAAATGCGCACCAATGGGTTTGCATCTGAGCAAGCCCTCTCCTCCTTATCGGCCAATGTAGCCGTGGCGCAAGCCAGGCTTGATCAAGCCAAATCAGCACTTAAAGGCCAGAAAATAGCCTTAGCGCAGCTCGACAACCGCCGCCAACAACTAAAAACACAAATCACGGGCCGCAAAAACGAACTGCACTTGGCCGAGCTCAACCTATCCCGCACAACGCTCACCGCTCCTGTTGCAGGCAGAGTTGGCAATCGCTCACTTAACCTGGGGGAATATGTGCGCCCTGGTGAAGCATTGCTATCCCTGGTGCCGCAAACCAAGTGGATACAGGCAAACTTTAAAGAAACCCAAATTGACTCAATGCGTAAAGGCTACAAAGCTCAGCTACGCTTCGATGCCCTACCCAACCTGGTTATTGAAGGTGTCATCGATAGTCTGCAACCCGCTACAGGATCTCAATTCAGCCTGCTACCGCCGGACAATGCCACAGGCAACTTCACTAAAGTGATCCAGCGGGTCCCCGTAAAAATCCTGCTTCCAGAAGATTTTACCGAGCTGGAACAAATACGCCCCGGCCTCTCAGTAGAGGTGGCTGTTGATCGACGCCAATAG
- a CDS encoding DHA2 family efflux MFS transporter permease subunit — translation MDANSTSASLQEPSFRDWIAVLSTMLGAFMAVIDILITNASLKEIQSALGATIAEGSWISTAYLVAEIIIIPLTVWLGDLLGKRRLTIWLTVGFIGSSLLCSLAWSLNSMIVFRAFQGLCGGAFIPLAFSMVLTHLPAHRRPTGMALFAVTATFAPAIGPTIGGWLTETLGWQYLFYINIPPGMLMITGLMYGLKKQPINWKLLGQADYAGICTMAVGLAALQIFLEEGYRSDWFSSRMIVVLAIVAFISLGAFIIIQLSRDNPLLNLRILKNRNFFLSCIATVGLGIGLYGSIYALPLYMSQIQGNNPLQIGRLIMWMGLPQLAIIPCVPLLMRVIDPRILCAIGFMLFGYASFLSGSLNPDMGGEQLLHIQLIRAVGQPLILITSSLIATSYIEPKDAGAASALFNIIRNLTGAIFIALLVTMLQNDTSRNYEYLRESFSSPNPQALSRLQWLTDRLGSADRALAIVVEQTREQASILAYNEAFHIMGVALVISVLAMFFTRRLPTGLKAGGAH, via the coding sequence ATCGACGCCAATAGCACCTCAGCATCCTTGCAAGAACCTAGCTTCCGCGACTGGATAGCCGTGCTCAGCACCATGTTGGGCGCGTTTATGGCGGTTATCGACATCCTGATCACCAACGCCTCACTGAAAGAAATTCAATCCGCTTTAGGTGCAACCATCGCCGAAGGATCATGGATATCAACGGCCTACCTGGTTGCAGAAATCATCATCATTCCCCTCACCGTATGGCTCGGTGATCTATTGGGTAAACGCCGTTTAACAATATGGCTGACAGTTGGTTTTATTGGCTCTTCCCTGCTGTGCTCTCTCGCTTGGTCGCTCAACAGCATGATTGTCTTTCGTGCATTCCAGGGTCTGTGTGGCGGGGCCTTTATTCCACTGGCGTTCAGCATGGTACTTACCCATTTGCCTGCACATCGGCGCCCAACCGGCATGGCTCTGTTTGCCGTAACTGCAACATTTGCCCCCGCAATAGGCCCTACCATTGGCGGCTGGCTGACTGAGACTCTAGGCTGGCAGTACTTGTTCTATATCAACATTCCGCCTGGAATGCTGATGATCACGGGCTTGATGTACGGCCTTAAAAAACAACCCATCAATTGGAAACTTCTGGGTCAAGCAGACTACGCAGGCATATGCACCATGGCGGTTGGTTTAGCAGCGCTGCAGATATTTCTGGAGGAAGGTTATCGCAGCGACTGGTTCAGCTCACGCATGATCGTAGTCCTAGCGATTGTTGCGTTTATCAGCCTCGGCGCATTTATTATTATTCAGCTGTCTCGCGACAACCCGTTACTCAATTTACGCATATTGAAAAACCGTAATTTTTTCCTGAGCTGTATTGCCACCGTTGGCCTGGGCATCGGACTGTACGGTTCAATCTATGCGTTACCGCTGTATATGTCGCAAATTCAGGGCAACAATCCACTGCAGATTGGCCGGTTAATCATGTGGATGGGCCTTCCACAACTGGCGATAATTCCTTGCGTCCCCCTGCTCATGCGCGTTATTGACCCGCGCATACTCTGCGCCATTGGTTTTATGCTGTTTGGCTATGCAAGTTTTCTTAGTGGCTCGCTAAACCCAGATATGGGCGGTGAGCAATTGCTGCATATTCAGCTAATTCGCGCCGTTGGCCAGCCATTAATCCTGATCACCTCATCCCTGATTGCAACCAGCTATATCGAGCCCAAAGATGCTGGCGCAGCATCAGCGTTGTTCAACATCATCCGAAATCTCACTGGCGCCATTTTCATTGCACTGCTGGTGACCATGCTGCAAAACGATACCAGCCGCAATTATGAGTATTTACGTGAGTCATTCAGTAGCCCTAACCCGCAAGCACTCAGCCGCTTGCAATGGCTGACTGACAGGCTGGGTAGCGCTGACCGGGCTCTGGCAATAGTCGTCGAGCAAACCCGCGAGCAGGCCTCTATCCTGGCTTACAACGAAGCATTCCACATCATGGGCGTTGCCCTGGTAATCAGTGTGCTTGCGATGTTTTTTACCCGCAGGCTTCCGACAGGATTGAAAGCCGGCGGAGCGCATTAA
- the alr gene encoding alanine racemase, with the protein MRPLVATIDLNAVCHNYAVAKRCAPGREAFAVVKANAYGHGVREVVTALHDIADGFAVASLEEAAQVRAMHGQARILLLEGCFETVEVQLAQQLRLDIAVQNNQQLAAVLGAPEGQSLNIWLKLDSGMHRLGFDSTELRAAHQALRDSRHCNELNLMSHFACADERGHELTERQLECFLDVLDLDFNQRSLANSAAILTIPAAHMDWLRPGIMLYGATPFADLSVAELGLEPVMTLTAQLIAVRRVAKGESVGYGASWIASRDSVIGTVSCGYADGYPRHAPPGTEAVVNGQRVPLIGRVSMDMLTVDLTDLTAPAIGDSVELWGKQLPVDEVAQGAGTIGYELLTKVTARVPRRYLND; encoded by the coding sequence ATGCGCCCGCTTGTTGCCACCATCGATTTGAATGCCGTTTGCCATAACTACGCTGTCGCCAAGCGCTGCGCGCCGGGGCGTGAGGCATTTGCCGTGGTCAAGGCCAATGCCTATGGCCACGGGGTGCGTGAGGTGGTTACGGCGTTGCATGACATTGCCGACGGGTTTGCAGTTGCCAGCCTGGAAGAGGCCGCACAGGTACGCGCCATGCACGGGCAGGCACGAATACTGCTGCTCGAAGGCTGTTTTGAAACCGTCGAGGTGCAACTGGCGCAACAATTGCGGCTGGACATCGCGGTGCAAAACAACCAGCAATTGGCTGCCGTGCTTGGCGCTCCTGAAGGGCAATCGCTGAACATATGGCTAAAGCTCGACAGCGGCATGCATCGTCTGGGTTTTGATAGCACTGAGCTGCGTGCGGCGCACCAGGCTTTGCGTGACAGTCGCCACTGCAATGAGCTAAACCTGATGAGCCACTTTGCCTGCGCAGATGAGCGTGGCCATGAGCTGACGGAGCGTCAGCTTGAGTGCTTCCTTGATGTGCTTGATCTGGATTTCAATCAACGTTCGCTGGCCAATTCTGCGGCGATTCTGACTATCCCTGCTGCGCACATGGATTGGCTGCGTCCCGGCATCATGCTCTATGGCGCCACACCCTTTGCGGATTTAAGCGTCGCCGAACTTGGGCTTGAGCCGGTGATGACTCTGACCGCGCAGCTGATTGCCGTGCGGCGGGTCGCCAAGGGCGAGTCGGTTGGATACGGCGCCAGCTGGATAGCCTCGCGAGACTCGGTAATAGGTACCGTGAGTTGCGGTTATGCCGACGGTTATCCTCGGCATGCTCCGCCGGGCACAGAGGCAGTCGTCAATGGCCAGCGTGTACCCCTGATCGGCCGGGTTTCGATGGATATGTTGACGGTCGATCTGACTGATTTAACCGCACCTGCTATTGGCGACTCGGTGGAGTTGTGGGGTAAGCAGTTGCCCGTCGATGAAGTGGCTCAGGGTGCGGGCACCATTGGTTATGAGCTGTTGACCAAAGTCACGGCGCGGGTGCCGCGACGCTACCTGAATGACTAA
- a CDS encoding VOC family protein: MNAINWFELFVSNFERARDFYERALAMPLQEMESAGGRMAVFPYAQDSGVGGCLSESAEQQSGIGGTRVYLNVEGNLDEVVSRVPSAGGVIIHSKMSIAPHGYIAVIKDSEGNEVGLHSMT, from the coding sequence ATGAATGCGATCAACTGGTTTGAACTTTTTGTCAGTAACTTCGAGCGCGCCCGAGACTTTTATGAACGCGCACTGGCAATGCCTCTACAAGAAATGGAGAGCGCCGGCGGGCGCATGGCCGTGTTCCCCTATGCACAAGACAGCGGTGTTGGTGGCTGCCTGAGCGAATCTGCCGAGCAGCAAAGCGGTATTGGCGGAACTCGGGTGTACCTGAACGTCGAAGGCAATCTGGATGAAGTGGTGAGCCGAGTCCCCTCGGCCGGCGGAGTGATTATTCATAGCAAGATGTCCATCGCGCCCCATGGCTACATTGCTGTGATAAAAGATAGCGAAGGCAACGAGGTGGGTCTGCACAGCATGACCTGA
- a CDS encoding YafY family protein, giving the protein MRRADRLFQIVQFLRSRRLTTAQWLAERLQVSVRTIYRDIQDLSLSGVPLEGEAGVGYVLRQPMDLPPLMFESEEIEALLVGASMVQAWADPQLQRAAESALAKIHSVLPNEMRAEFNRNQLFAPKTNLYPVHWLGQLRGAIRQRHKLLISYRDERGETSERCVWPLGLFFWGQTWTLCSWCELRNDFRNFRIDRVEQLLDRAETFEAVEGQRLDDYLKPFLGEQATAPLYKS; this is encoded by the coding sequence ATGAGGCGCGCCGACCGTCTGTTTCAAATCGTGCAATTCCTGCGTAGCCGCCGTTTAACCACTGCTCAATGGCTAGCTGAACGCCTGCAGGTATCTGTGCGTACCATCTACCGAGATATCCAAGATCTCTCACTCTCTGGTGTTCCGTTGGAGGGTGAGGCCGGCGTTGGCTACGTGCTGCGCCAACCTATGGACCTTCCCCCCTTGATGTTCGAAAGCGAGGAGATAGAGGCGCTGCTGGTAGGCGCAAGCATGGTCCAGGCCTGGGCGGACCCTCAACTTCAGCGAGCCGCCGAATCAGCACTGGCGAAGATCCACAGCGTACTGCCCAACGAAATGCGTGCCGAATTCAATCGCAACCAGTTATTTGCCCCCAAAACCAACCTGTACCCTGTTCACTGGCTCGGCCAGCTACGCGGGGCTATACGCCAACGCCACAAGTTGCTGATCAGCTACCGAGATGAGCGCGGGGAAACCAGCGAGCGGTGTGTCTGGCCACTGGGGCTGTTCTTCTGGGGGCAAACCTGGACATTGTGCAGTTGGTGTGAACTGCGCAACGATTTTCGCAACTTTCGTATCGATCGAGTGGAGCAGTTGCTAGATCGAGCTGAAACCTTCGAAGCGGTAGAGGGCCAACGCCTGGATGACTACCTCAAACCCTTTCTAGGCGAGCAGGCGACCGCCCCGTTGTACAAGAGCTAA
- the dnaB gene encoding replicative DNA helicase, with product MNDISISEQYDLQTSALKVPPHSIEAEQAVLGGLMLDNNAWERVLDQVSDGDFYRHDHRLIFRAIFKLAERNHPFDVVTLSEQLDKEGQLSAAGGLAYLGELAKNTPSVANIKAYAQIIRERATLRQLIGISSEIADSAYAPEGRTGEEILDEAERLIFQIAEARPKTGGPMAINDILVKAIDRIDTLFNSGDDITGLSTGFTDLDAQTSGLQPADLVIVAGRPSMGKTTFAMNLVENAVLRSDKAIVVYSLEMPADSIVMRMLASLGRIDQTKVRAGRLDDDDWPRLTSAVNLLNDRKLFIDDTAGISPSEMRARTRRLAREHGEIGMIMVDYLQLMQIPGSSSESRVNEISEISRSLKALAKEFNCPVVALSQLNRGLEQRPNKRPINSDLRESGAIEQDADIIMFVYRDEVYHPETEYKGVAEIIIGKQRNGPIGTTRLAFLGKYSRFENLAPGSYQFDED from the coding sequence ATGAACGACATCAGCATTTCCGAGCAATACGACTTGCAAACTTCGGCCCTAAAAGTGCCGCCGCATTCGATTGAGGCGGAACAAGCGGTGCTCGGCGGCTTGATGCTCGACAACAATGCCTGGGAACGCGTGCTTGATCAGGTCTCGGATGGTGACTTCTATCGTCACGATCACCGGCTGATCTTCCGCGCCATTTTCAAATTGGCAGAGCGAAACCACCCGTTTGATGTGGTGACCCTGTCCGAACAGCTGGACAAAGAAGGCCAGTTATCTGCCGCCGGTGGCTTGGCCTATCTGGGTGAACTGGCCAAAAACACGCCGTCGGTGGCCAACATCAAGGCGTACGCGCAGATCATTCGTGAGCGCGCCACTTTACGCCAGCTTATCGGTATCAGCAGCGAGATCGCTGACAGTGCCTACGCTCCGGAAGGCCGCACTGGCGAAGAAATTCTTGATGAGGCTGAACGTCTGATCTTTCAGATTGCCGAGGCGCGACCGAAGACCGGTGGGCCGATGGCGATCAACGATATCCTGGTTAAGGCCATCGACCGAATCGACACCCTGTTCAACAGTGGCGATGACATCACCGGTCTGTCGACTGGCTTTACTGATCTCGATGCGCAAACCAGTGGCTTGCAACCCGCCGACCTGGTGATCGTTGCAGGTCGTCCGTCGATGGGTAAGACCACCTTCGCCATGAACCTGGTTGAGAACGCGGTGTTGCGCAGCGATAAGGCGATTGTGGTCTATTCGTTGGAAATGCCTGCTGATTCCATCGTCATGCGTATGCTGGCCTCCCTTGGCCGTATCGATCAGACCAAAGTGCGTGCCGGACGCTTGGATGATGATGATTGGCCGCGCCTGACATCCGCAGTAAACCTGCTTAACGACCGTAAGTTGTTTATCGACGATACCGCCGGTATTTCACCGTCTGAAATGCGCGCTCGTACTCGGCGTCTGGCGCGTGAGCATGGCGAGATCGGCATGATCATGGTCGACTATTTGCAGTTGATGCAGATTCCAGGCTCAAGCAGTGAAAGCCGGGTAAACGAAATTTCCGAGATTTCGCGCTCGCTTAAAGCTTTGGCGAAGGAGTTCAACTGCCCAGTGGTTGCCCTGTCGCAGCTTAACCGGGGTCTTGAGCAGCGGCCAAACAAACGGCCAATCAACTCTGACTTGCGTGAATCAGGAGCAATCGAGCAGGACGCCGATATCATCATGTTCGTGTATCGGGATGAGGTCTATCACCCGGAGACGGAATACAAAGGCGTTGCTGAAATCATCATCGGTAAGCAGCGTAACGGTCCAATCGGCACGACCCGTCTGGCGTTCCTCGGTAAATACTCGCGTTTCGAAAACCTCGCGCCGGGTAGCTATCAGTTCGACGAGGACTGA
- the rplI gene encoding 50S ribosomal protein L9 has product MELILLEKIANLGNLGDKVNVKSGYGRNYLLPKGKATAATAANVAAFEARRAELEKIAAEKKASAESRAAQLAELEVTITATAGDEGKLFGSIGTHDIADALTASGVEVAKAEVRLPNGTIRQIGEYDVAVHLHSDVEATVKVVVVAA; this is encoded by the coding sequence ATGGAACTGATCCTGCTGGAAAAAATCGCCAACCTGGGCAACCTGGGCGATAAAGTGAACGTTAAGTCTGGTTACGGCCGTAACTACCTGCTGCCAAAAGGCAAAGCGACTGCAGCTACTGCTGCAAACGTTGCTGCTTTTGAAGCACGTCGTGCCGAGCTGGAAAAAATTGCTGCCGAGAAGAAAGCTTCTGCTGAATCTCGCGCTGCTCAGCTGGCTGAACTGGAAGTCACCATCACCGCTACTGCGGGCGATGAGGGCAAACTGTTCGGTTCGATCGGTACTCACGACATCGCTGATGCCCTGACCGCCTCTGGCGTTGAAGTGGCTAAAGCTGAAGTTCGTCTGCCGAACGGCACTATTCGTCAAATTGGCGAATACGACGTAGCCGTGCACCTGCACAGCGACGTTGAAGCAACCGTTAAGGTTGTTGTTGTAGCTGCTTAA